In Thioalkalivibrio paradoxus ARh 1, the following are encoded in one genomic region:
- a CDS encoding 2-isopropylmalate synthase, with product MTQDRLIIFDTTLRDGEQSPGASMTREEKLRIAHLLEKLRVDVIEAGFPAASPGDFEAVRAVARAVKDSRVCGLTRARAPDIDRAAEALKDATAPRIHTFIATSPIHMQHKLRMTPDQVVEHAIAAVRHARNHTDDVEFSAEDAGRSEIDFLCRVIEAAIDAGARTINIPDTVGYAIPQQFGATIATLLERVPNSDKAVFSVHCHNDLGLAVANSLAAVLNGARQVECTINALGERAGNASLEEIVMAVRTRQDIFPVETRIDATQIVPCSRLVSNVTGFPVQPNKAIVGANAFAHESGIHQDGVLKHRDTYEIMRAEDVGWSANRIVLGKHSGRNALRTRLLELGVEFDSAQLDDVFARFKDLADKKHEVFDEDLQALVSEAAPEESDRYRLRSLYVCSETGVTPRAEIQLEIDDQLRSGAAEGSGPVDASFQAVESIVNSGTELLLYSVNNITSGTDAQGEVTVRLSRGGRIVNGLGADTDIVIASVKAYLHALNRLTVPAERAHPQHDGV from the coding sequence ATGACCCAAGACCGACTGATCATCTTCGATACCACCCTGCGTGACGGCGAACAAAGCCCCGGCGCGTCGATGACGCGCGAGGAAAAGCTGCGCATCGCACACTTGCTCGAGAAGCTCCGGGTGGACGTGATCGAGGCCGGCTTCCCGGCCGCAAGCCCCGGCGACTTCGAAGCGGTGCGCGCGGTCGCGCGCGCGGTGAAGGACAGCCGCGTCTGCGGGCTGACGCGTGCCCGCGCCCCGGACATCGATCGCGCCGCCGAGGCGTTGAAGGACGCGACCGCTCCGCGCATCCACACCTTCATCGCGACCAGCCCGATCCATATGCAGCACAAGCTGCGCATGACCCCGGACCAGGTCGTCGAGCACGCGATCGCCGCGGTGCGCCACGCGCGCAACCACACCGACGACGTCGAATTCTCGGCCGAGGACGCCGGGCGTTCCGAGATCGATTTTCTGTGCCGGGTGATCGAGGCGGCGATCGACGCTGGCGCGCGCACGATCAACATCCCGGACACGGTGGGCTATGCGATTCCGCAACAGTTCGGGGCGACCATTGCGACCCTGCTGGAACGTGTTCCGAATTCGGACAAGGCGGTGTTCTCGGTGCACTGTCACAACGACCTCGGGCTGGCGGTCGCCAACTCCCTGGCTGCGGTGCTGAACGGCGCGCGCCAGGTCGAGTGCACGATCAATGCCCTGGGCGAGCGCGCGGGCAACGCTTCGCTGGAGGAGATCGTGATGGCGGTGCGCACGCGGCAGGACATCTTCCCGGTCGAGACCCGCATCGACGCCACGCAGATCGTGCCCTGCTCGCGGCTGGTGTCCAACGTGACCGGCTTTCCGGTGCAGCCGAACAAGGCGATCGTCGGTGCGAACGCGTTCGCGCACGAATCCGGCATTCACCAGGACGGTGTGCTGAAGCACCGCGATACCTACGAAATCATGCGTGCCGAGGACGTGGGCTGGAGCGCGAACCGGATCGTGTTGGGCAAGCACTCCGGGCGTAATGCGTTGCGTACCCGGCTGCTCGAACTCGGGGTCGAATTCGATAGCGCTCAGCTGGACGACGTTTTCGCGCGATTCAAGGATCTGGCGGACAAGAAGCACGAGGTCTTCGACGAAGACTTGCAGGCGCTGGTGTCGGAGGCGGCCCCCGAGGAATCCGACCGCTACCGCTTGCGCTCGCTGTACGTCTGTTCCGAAACCGGCGTCACCCCGCGCGCCGAGATTCAACTCGAGATCGACGATCAGCTGCGGTCCGGGGCTGCGGAAGGCAGCGGCCCGGTCGACGCGTCGTTCCAGGCGGTGGAGTCGATCGTGAACAGCGGCACCGAGCTGCTGCTCTACTCGGTGAACAACATCACCTCGGGCACCGACGCGCAGGGTGAGGTCACCGTGCGTCTGTCCCGGGGCGGGCGCATCGTGAACGGGCTGGGGGCGGATACCGACATTGTGATCGCGTCGGTGAAGGCCTACCTGCACGCATTGAACCGGCTGACCGTGCCGGCCGAGCGGGCGCACCCCCAGCACGACGGCGTCTAG
- a CDS encoding uracil-DNA glycosylase, whose amino-acid sequence MPLSRRQREVLQELGIPVWVPRERPDPPATLAGTDAVEGRSNAMPGPAPEQPEIPVPDIGDEPAPRADDTPAPPSPSAETLPPVAQLEWEALRARVAACEACAELAARRTQTVFGVGDPDADWLFIGEAPGAEEDRRGEPFVGRAGLLLDNMLAALGLSRGENVYIANILKCRPPGNRDPKAEEAAACRGYLDRQIELIRPRVIVAVGRVPAQALLATDAPLGRLRGRELEYGGVPLVVTYHPAYLLRSPTEKAKAWQDLLRARACLAAD is encoded by the coding sequence ATGCCGCTGAGTCGGCGACAGCGCGAGGTTCTGCAGGAGCTGGGGATACCCGTCTGGGTGCCGCGCGAGCGCCCGGACCCGCCGGCAACGCTCGCCGGCACCGACGCTGTGGAGGGCCGTAGCAACGCAATGCCGGGGCCAGCGCCGGAGCAGCCGGAAATACCCGTGCCAGACATCGGGGACGAACCCGCGCCGCGTGCCGACGATACCCCGGCGCCACCGTCCCCTTCGGCCGAAACCCTGCCGCCCGTGGCACAACTCGAGTGGGAGGCCCTGCGCGCGCGGGTCGCGGCCTGCGAGGCCTGTGCCGAACTGGCGGCGCGACGCACGCAGACCGTATTCGGCGTCGGCGACCCCGACGCCGACTGGCTGTTCATCGGCGAGGCGCCCGGGGCCGAGGAGGATCGTCGCGGGGAGCCGTTCGTGGGGCGCGCGGGGCTGCTGCTCGACAACATGCTGGCGGCGCTGGGGCTGAGCCGGGGCGAGAATGTCTATATCGCCAACATCCTGAAGTGCCGCCCGCCGGGGAACCGCGATCCCAAGGCCGAGGAGGCCGCCGCCTGCCGGGGATACCTGGACCGGCAGATCGAACTGATCCGTCCACGGGTGATCGTCGCCGTCGGCCGGGTGCCGGCGCAGGCATTGCTGGCGACCGACGCTCCACTGGGCCGGCTCCGGGGCCGCGAACTCGAGTACGGCGGTGTGCCGCTGGTGGTGACCTATCACCCTGCCTACCTGCTGCGTTCGCCGACCGAGAAGGCCAAGGCCTGGCAGGATCTGCTGCGTGCCCGCGCATGTCTGGCTGCGGACTGA
- the rimI gene encoding ribosomal protein S18-alanine N-acetyltransferase yields the protein MNARVEPQPVVRPMRPEDIDRVMEIERRAYPFPWTEGIFRDCLRVGYDCRVLELDRDLVGHAVLTLAAGEAHLLNLSVDVRRQRQGLGRFLLRRLIADVRCRGGETVFLEVRPSNVAAVKLYRSEGFAHIGTRPRYYPGEQSREDAWVFSLRTAP from the coding sequence ATGAACGCGCGCGTCGAACCCCAGCCCGTGGTGCGCCCGATGCGGCCCGAAGACATCGACCGGGTCATGGAGATCGAGCGTCGTGCTTACCCGTTTCCCTGGACCGAGGGCATCTTTCGCGATTGCCTGCGCGTCGGCTACGACTGCCGGGTGCTGGAACTCGATCGCGATCTGGTCGGCCATGCAGTGCTGACGCTGGCGGCCGGTGAGGCACACCTCTTGAACCTCTCGGTCGACGTGCGCCGGCAGCGGCAGGGGCTGGGCCGGTTCCTGTTGCGGCGCCTGATCGCCGACGTGCGGTGTCGGGGAGGCGAGACCGTGTTCCTCGAGGTGCGTCCGTCCAACGTGGCGGCCGTCAAGCTGTATCGTTCCGAAGGTTTCGCACACATTGGCACGCGTCCCCGCTATTATCCCGGGGAACAGAGCCGCGAGGATGCCTGGGTGTTCTCGCTGCGGACGGCCCCTTGA
- a CDS encoding tetratricopeptide repeat protein produces the protein MSNRIPGVLALALFLAGGFASPVLAQAPSAEERQQELLRIWYEIREGAASKGEVEAKYDVGVANYLGRGTAEDPRQAVRWFQRAADRDHADAHHYLGYMYAVGLGVEADPQKSLEHYRLAADLGNASAQYSVGQAYEFGQGVRADLRAAARWYRAAAEQGEARAQTRLGDLYLVGRGVDRDAEEAYLWYGLARNEERMAEARQRLTRSQIAATDERVRALSAAR, from the coding sequence ATGAGCAACAGGATTCCCGGGGTACTGGCACTGGCCCTTTTCCTCGCCGGTGGTTTCGCTTCGCCGGTGCTGGCGCAGGCACCCAGTGCGGAGGAACGCCAGCAGGAGTTGCTGCGCATCTGGTACGAGATCCGCGAAGGAGCCGCGTCGAAAGGCGAGGTGGAGGCCAAGTACGATGTCGGTGTGGCCAACTACCTGGGACGAGGTACGGCCGAGGATCCGCGGCAGGCGGTGCGCTGGTTCCAGCGTGCGGCCGACCGCGACCACGCCGACGCGCACCATTATCTCGGCTACATGTACGCGGTGGGCCTGGGGGTCGAGGCCGACCCGCAGAAGAGCCTGGAGCATTACCGTCTTGCAGCGGACCTCGGGAATGCCAGTGCGCAGTATTCCGTGGGTCAGGCCTACGAGTTCGGGCAGGGCGTCCGTGCCGACCTGCGTGCTGCGGCTCGCTGGTATCGGGCCGCAGCCGAACAGGGGGAGGCGCGGGCGCAGACTCGCCTGGGCGATCTGTACCTGGTTGGACGCGGCGTGGACCGGGATGCCGAAGAGGCGTATCTCTGGTATGGCCTTGCACGCAACGAGGAACGCATGGCTGAGGCCCGCCAGCGCTTGACCCGCAGCCAGATTGCCGCCACCGACGAGCGCGTACGTGCACTCAGCGCAGCCCGCTGA
- a CDS encoding beta propeller repeat protein produces the protein MMPFLHVSLLVLWGLSFAYLPSGLAATSPAKPAQGGIESEELTPVLDAGAVWSARQDSRQRLWLAFYGPNGELSLRQPGGTLMAVASPEEGERPSGLHLAPLGEDMGLLWRDTSTPRQLRLLNSRTPDDVQRIEPPFPPLTRLQFARKGDKTLVLWYADQTGRPGPEDRYRVFLQTRDDHSGRVTTHGVFPGFFPRWILGSGNDVGVFTWLRNDDRIEIMMRRLEGDMEEFTPHQVVASPQRMTPIFRTFSSGDRWFVVWVAQYGSRGTEFLLEGAWSDDRGDSWQAFSVESLRGLDVSHLDIATHDGTHIALALSGSYRFQDPGAREDVYLVLSANNGETWDEPQRLRPGDRRAFHARNPGVTFGPGNDEILVVWEDWATIRPSIMGAHSTDAGRTWVSLQLNTPSSDRNERLAPQSGVLFPSASGYSWISERFDDTLTGKVLVQHEVRHADLPALTPAEDPEDTAESSLRKRVKTYWEAMRQHDFETTHEHLDPFFRARWPQPLYRQRMGLIHYHHVEITAIDQNGPLADVHIRFTASVPEREFRGHRLSQPEREMETTERWLRIDGNWYREMREESTGIRYTQY, from the coding sequence ATGATGCCATTCCTTCATGTTTCCCTGCTGGTTCTCTGGGGGCTTTCCTTCGCATACCTGCCTTCCGGACTTGCAGCGACCTCTCCCGCGAAGCCCGCGCAGGGGGGAATCGAAAGCGAGGAACTGACCCCGGTACTGGATGCAGGCGCAGTCTGGTCTGCACGCCAGGATTCCCGGCAGCGACTGTGGCTTGCATTTTATGGCCCCAACGGCGAACTGTCGCTGCGACAGCCCGGCGGCACACTCATGGCGGTCGCTTCGCCCGAGGAGGGTGAGCGACCATCGGGATTACACCTCGCGCCCCTTGGGGAAGACATGGGGTTGCTCTGGCGAGACACATCCACGCCCCGGCAGCTGCGCCTGCTGAATAGCCGAACACCGGACGACGTTCAACGCATAGAGCCCCCCTTTCCGCCGCTGACCCGTCTGCAGTTCGCACGGAAGGGCGACAAAACACTGGTGCTCTGGTATGCGGACCAAACAGGGAGACCAGGGCCGGAAGACCGCTACCGGGTTTTTCTCCAAACGCGGGACGACCATTCTGGACGCGTAACCACGCATGGGGTGTTCCCGGGTTTTTTTCCCCGCTGGATCCTCGGATCGGGTAACGATGTCGGCGTATTCACCTGGCTCCGCAATGACGATCGCATCGAAATCATGATGCGCCGACTGGAGGGCGACATGGAGGAATTCACCCCTCACCAAGTCGTCGCGTCGCCTCAACGGATGACCCCGATTTTCCGGACGTTCTCCAGCGGAGACCGATGGTTCGTCGTCTGGGTAGCACAATATGGCTCGCGGGGAACGGAGTTCCTTCTGGAAGGCGCATGGTCCGATGATCGTGGAGATTCCTGGCAAGCATTTTCCGTTGAATCGCTCCGCGGGCTCGACGTATCCCACCTGGATATCGCTACACACGACGGCACGCACATTGCCCTGGCGCTTAGCGGCAGCTATCGCTTTCAGGATCCGGGAGCACGCGAGGACGTGTACCTGGTGCTGTCGGCGAACAATGGCGAAACCTGGGATGAGCCGCAGCGGCTACGCCCCGGGGACAGGCGCGCATTCCATGCGCGCAACCCCGGCGTAACATTCGGCCCAGGGAACGACGAAATCCTAGTGGTCTGGGAGGACTGGGCGACCATCCGCCCCTCCATCATGGGCGCCCACAGTACCGATGCCGGTCGAACCTGGGTCTCGTTGCAGCTGAACACGCCCTCCTCCGATCGCAATGAGCGGCTGGCTCCGCAAAGTGGGGTCCTGTTCCCAAGCGCTTCCGGATATTCCTGGATCAGCGAGCGCTTCGATGACACTCTCACCGGCAAAGTGCTCGTTCAGCACGAAGTGCGCCATGCAGACCTGCCCGCGTTGACTCCCGCCGAAGATCCCGAAGATACCGCCGAGAGTTCGCTGCGCAAGCGTGTAAAGACTTACTGGGAGGCAATGCGCCAGCACGATTTCGAAACGACACACGAGCATCTCGACCCGTTCTTCCGCGCCCGCTGGCCGCAACCCCTCTACAGGCAGCGCATGGGGTTGATCCACTACCACCATGTCGAAATCACCGCTATCGACCAGAACGGCCCATTGGCCGACGTACATATCCGGTTCACAGCCTCGGTTCCCGAGCGGGAGTTTCGAGGGCACCGGCTCTCGCAACCGGAACGCGAAATGGAAACGACGGAGCGCTGGCTGCGAATTGATGGGAACTGGTACCGGGAGATGCGCGAGGAATCCACCGGAATCCGGTACACGCAATACTAG
- a CDS encoding VOC family protein — protein MKFRYTILYVGDVAATLDFYGRAFGLETAFLHPSGDYGELSTGETKLAFSSRRLMQQLGKAPGRPDVKTPVFELALETDDVHAALDRALAAGAALEQEVREEPWGQTTAYVSDVNGYLVEICSPVQLPSAG, from the coding sequence GTGAAGTTTCGCTACACGATCCTTTATGTCGGTGATGTCGCCGCCACGCTCGATTTTTATGGCCGCGCGTTCGGGTTGGAAACGGCATTCCTTCATCCGTCGGGCGACTACGGCGAGCTCTCGACGGGCGAGACGAAGCTGGCGTTTTCGTCCCGCCGACTGATGCAGCAGCTCGGGAAGGCTCCCGGCAGGCCCGACGTCAAGACGCCGGTGTTTGAGCTGGCCTTGGAGACCGATGACGTGCATGCGGCCCTGGACCGTGCATTGGCGGCAGGTGCGGCCCTGGAGCAGGAGGTGCGGGAAGAGCCGTGGGGGCAAACCACTGCCTACGTCAGCGACGTCAACGGCTATCTGGTGGAAATCTGTTCGCCGGTCCAGTTGCCAAGTGCCGGTTGA
- a CDS encoding AraC family transcriptional regulator, with protein sequence MVAGSVFFEWSYHTVETEPVTVFPDGCRDVLLIDPPGARAFVTLTSFDFRPRHVALPRGTQITGYRLRPGSAVDQPVLDAIAADPAAALETLSHDIGAADDVGAVIDALALAGISVSGAARSLGTSVRTLQRHLAGLQLPPPDYWRLLARARRATAMLADHTSLTDVAHSAGFTDQAHMTREFVRWFSQTPGGLRRQPKVLNTLRQPALGNWTGEQISTR encoded by the coding sequence ATGGTCGCCGGCAGCGTCTTTTTTGAGTGGTCCTACCACACGGTGGAAACGGAGCCGGTGACGGTCTTCCCCGATGGCTGCCGCGATGTGCTGCTCATCGACCCACCGGGAGCACGGGCGTTCGTCACCCTGACGTCGTTCGATTTCCGCCCCCGCCACGTCGCGCTGCCGCGCGGGACGCAGATCACCGGCTACCGGCTCCGCCCGGGATCTGCGGTGGATCAACCGGTACTGGACGCAATCGCCGCCGACCCTGCCGCCGCTCTCGAGACCTTGAGCCATGACATCGGTGCGGCTGACGACGTTGGTGCGGTGATCGACGCGCTGGCGCTTGCAGGAATCAGCGTGAGTGGCGCGGCCAGGAGCCTCGGCACATCGGTGCGAACCCTGCAGCGGCACCTTGCGGGGTTGCAACTACCGCCTCCTGATTACTGGCGCCTCCTGGCGCGAGCACGTCGTGCAACCGCCATGCTCGCGGACCACACCTCCTTGACCGATGTGGCCCATTCCGCCGGATTCACCGATCAGGCCCACATGACGCGCGAATTCGTGCGCTGGTTCAGCCAGACGCCGGGCGGCCTGCGCCGTCAGCCCAAGGTGCTGAACACGTTGCGTCAACCGGCACTTGGCAACTGGACCGGCGAACAGATTTCCACCAGATAG
- a CDS encoding DUF6544 family protein yields MALARFALKTVGWVAVVAGVTGIAMGLWTSARDVRNAQTVWDALLSQRELAPRHYDPAMVADLPETGQRYFANAIAPGTPLHKVARLEMEGSLILNGRELPMRADQILAPPHGFVWRARAGAGWIRFSGSDGYWSGHTSWTRFRLWGVLPVARIADTEDHGRAAAARMVMETVWAPAALLPQSGAVWTQTGTDRAKVRFPEVPGVEPIHLTFDAAGRVLEMTTLRWSDANPERTYRLQPFGGRMLAYGTHQGFTIPTTMEIGNLYGTPEYAPFFHARVTRVEY; encoded by the coding sequence ATGGCGCTCGCGCGGTTTGCGCTCAAGACGGTGGGATGGGTCGCCGTGGTTGCAGGGGTGACGGGAATCGCGATGGGCCTGTGGACCAGTGCCCGCGACGTCCGAAACGCGCAGACGGTCTGGGACGCGTTGCTGAGCCAGCGGGAACTCGCGCCCAGGCACTACGACCCGGCCATGGTTGCCGATCTGCCCGAGACCGGACAACGCTATTTCGCGAATGCCATCGCGCCGGGAACGCCGCTGCACAAGGTGGCTCGGCTCGAAATGGAAGGCTCGCTGATCCTGAATGGCCGCGAGCTGCCCATGCGCGCCGACCAGATCCTGGCCCCGCCGCACGGGTTCGTCTGGCGCGCACGGGCCGGCGCGGGTTGGATCCGCTTCTCGGGCTCAGATGGCTATTGGAGCGGCCACACGAGCTGGACGCGCTTCCGGTTGTGGGGTGTGCTGCCGGTCGCCCGGATCGCGGACACCGAGGACCACGGCCGCGCCGCCGCTGCGCGCATGGTGATGGAGACCGTGTGGGCACCGGCCGCGCTGTTGCCGCAGTCCGGGGCGGTATGGACGCAGACGGGGACGGATCGGGCGAAGGTTCGGTTCCCGGAGGTGCCCGGCGTCGAGCCGATCCACCTCACCTTCGACGCCGCCGGCCGGGTGCTCGAGATGACCACGCTGCGCTGGTCCGACGCCAACCCGGAACGGACCTATCGCCTGCAACCCTTCGGCGGGCGGATGCTCGCGTACGGCACCCATCAGGGCTTCACCATCCCCACCACGATGGAGATCGGTAACCTCTACGGTACCCCCGAGTACGCCCCGTTCTTTCACGCGCGGGTCACCCGGGTGGAGTACTGA
- a CDS encoding DUF433 domain-containing protein, with amino-acid sequence MRWPVEVVLDLVGSGMTMDEIIADHPELEREDIVACLHYARLLLSGEPVRHVSESSKAGQGSSQRSKQARFERCYP; translated from the coding sequence ATGCGCTGGCCTGTCGAAGTGGTGCTGGACCTCGTGGGGTCGGGCATGACGATGGATGAGATCATCGCCGACCATCCGGAACTGGAGCGCGAGGACATCGTGGCCTGCCTGCACTACGCGCGCCTCCTGTTGTCCGGGGAGCCGGTCCGTCACGTGTCTGAGTCCTCAAAGGCTGGTCAAGGGTCAAGTCAACGGTCGAAGCAAGCCCGATTCGAGAGGTGCTACCCATGA
- a CDS encoding DUF5615 family PIN-like protein, whose translation MHSLVDAQLPPALARWLSAQGCPADHVADLGMEASPDRVLWEWASKEDVVIVTKDEDFAIW comes from the coding sequence ATGCACTCTCTGGTAGATGCGCAACTGCCCCCGGCACTTGCCCGGTGGTTAAGCGCCCAGGGCTGTCCAGCCGACCACGTCGCCGATCTCGGGATGGAAGCTTCGCCGGATCGAGTGCTTTGGGAGTGGGCATCGAAAGAGGATGTGGTGATTGTCACCAAGGACGAAGACTTCGCCATCTGGTGA
- a CDS encoding DUF433 domain-containing protein, translating to MSELHRITIDPDVCGGRPCVRGLRIRVKDVLDLLAAGASHEEVLQDYPYLEPEDIVAVLEYAARQSDHPVLSVA from the coding sequence GTGAGCGAACTGCACCGAATCACGATCGATCCCGACGTCTGCGGAGGACGCCCGTGCGTGCGGGGTCTGCGCATTCGGGTCAAGGATGTCCTGGATCTTCTGGCTGCCGGCGCCTCACACGAGGAGGTGCTGCAGGATTACCCCTATCTTGAACCGGAAGACATTGTCGCCGTTCTGGAGTATGCCGCTCGTCAGAGTGACCATCCTGTGCTGTCCGTTGCCTGA
- a CDS encoding helix-turn-helix domain-containing protein, with protein MKKEPIVLAADPADPEDFNVPLEALDRGQRARLIRKTRSGLGLSQAEFARRFRVPVGTLRDWEQARATAPDFAVAYVRVIGQYPDIVARAAAS; from the coding sequence GTGAAGAAAGAGCCTATCGTTCTGGCTGCTGATCCGGCGGACCCAGAGGATTTCAACGTACCGCTTGAGGCGCTGGACCGCGGCCAGCGTGCGCGGCTGATCCGCAAGACACGCAGCGGGCTTGGCCTCTCGCAAGCCGAGTTCGCGCGCCGGTTTCGCGTGCCGGTTGGCACCTTGCGGGATTGGGAGCAAGCACGCGCCACGGCTCCGGATTTCGCCGTGGCCTATGTGCGCGTGATCGGGCAGTACCCGGATATCGTTGCGCGGGCCGCCGCCTCCTGA
- a CDS encoding IS91 family transposase: MARSSLEVAEIFRTHGPAWRQAQHGHLSRGQYRVMAAIERCRSAALGGHVLQCPACAHAEIAYNSCRNRHCPKCQGSAARRWLEDRQNDLLPVEYYHVVFTLPAPIQAIAYTNKAVVYRLLFQVAAETLQTIAADPRHLGARIGVTLVLHTWGSALTHHPHVHGIVPGGGLSADGQHWIACRPGFFLPVRVLSRRFRHRFLEALAGAHAAGQLQFFGNDAHLTETTAFAAWLRALRATEWVVYAKRPFAGPAAVLAYLSRYTHRVAIANRRLIALEQGQVTFRWKDYRAKGRTKHKTMTLAAEEFMRRFLLHVLPSGFHRIRHYGLLANAGRRAHLARARELLQVSAAAPAGTDRTDPAAPAPPEPSAPTYVCPDCGAPMQILDTLVRGPYIRAPPPAQAAA, from the coding sequence ATGGCGCGTTCCTCCCTTGAGGTCGCGGAGATCTTCCGGACCCACGGGCCGGCCTGGCGGCAGGCGCAGCACGGGCACCTGAGCCGCGGCCAGTACCGGGTCATGGCGGCGATCGAGCGCTGCCGCAGCGCAGCGCTGGGCGGCCATGTGCTGCAGTGCCCGGCCTGCGCCCACGCCGAGATCGCCTACAACTCCTGCCGCAACCGGCATTGCCCGAAGTGCCAGGGCAGCGCGGCACGGCGCTGGCTCGAGGACCGGCAGAACGACCTGTTGCCGGTCGAGTACTACCACGTGGTGTTCACCCTGCCGGCGCCGATCCAGGCGATCGCCTACACCAACAAGGCGGTGGTCTACCGCCTGCTGTTCCAGGTGGCGGCCGAGACCTTGCAGACGATCGCTGCCGACCCCCGTCACCTGGGCGCACGTATCGGTGTGACCCTGGTCCTGCACACTTGGGGCTCGGCGCTGACGCACCATCCGCACGTGCATGGGATCGTTCCCGGGGGTGGCCTCTCCGCCGATGGCCAGCACTGGATCGCCTGCCGGCCGGGCTTCTTCCTGCCGGTCCGCGTCCTCTCGCGGCGCTTCCGCCACCGCTTCCTCGAGGCCCTGGCGGGCGCGCACGCAGCCGGCCAGTTGCAGTTCTTCGGGAACGATGCGCACCTCACCGAGACCACCGCCTTCGCCGCCTGGCTGCGCGCGTTGCGTGCGACCGAATGGGTGGTCTATGCCAAGCGCCCCTTCGCCGGACCCGCTGCCGTGCTGGCGTATCTGTCCCGCTATACCCACCGGGTCGCGATCGCCAACCGCCGGCTCATCGCCCTGGAGCAGGGCCAGGTCACCTTCCGCTGGAAGGACTATCGCGCCAAGGGAAGGACCAAGCACAAGACCATGACCCTCGCCGCCGAGGAGTTCATGCGCCGCTTCCTGCTGCACGTACTGCCCTCGGGCTTCCACCGCATCCGACACTACGGCCTGCTCGCCAATGCCGGCCGCCGGGCGCACCTGGCCCGCGCACGCGAACTCCTGCAGGTGTCGGCGGCCGCACCAGCCGGGACCGACCGCACCGACCCCGCGGCACCGGCACCACCCGAGCCGAGCGCACCCACCTACGTCTGCCCGGATTGCGGAGCACCGATGCAGATCCTGGATACGCTGGTTCGGGGACCGTACATCCGCGCACCGCCGCCCGCACAGGCTGCTGCATGA
- a CDS encoding tyrosine-type recombinase/integrase — translation MTQATSPISPLRQRMLDDMRMRKLAPKTQSNYLRAVQRFAGFLGRAPSRVTGEELRQFQLSLVDAGLSPTALNGTLSGLKFFLEVTLDRAALAQKLRPVRVPRTLPVVLSPQEVARLIAGAGNLKHRTALSVAYGAGLRASEVVNLKVGDIDSERMALRIEQGKGRKDRYAMLSPLLLERLRTWWRVAHAQGKMLDGGWLFPGQNVIDPMSTRQLNRAVHAAAANAELDKRVSMHTLRHSFATHLLEQKVDIRIIQVLLGHKKLDTTALYTHVATELLRTVISPLEATRSG, via the coding sequence ATGACACAGGCCACGTCCCCGATCAGTCCGTTACGCCAGCGCATGCTCGATGACATGCGGATGCGCAAGCTCGCACCCAAGACCCAGAGCAACTATCTCCGGGCCGTGCAGCGCTTCGCCGGTTTTCTTGGGCGCGCGCCGAGCCGCGTCACCGGCGAGGAGTTGCGGCAGTTCCAGTTGTCGCTGGTCGATGCCGGCTTGTCACCGACGGCGTTGAACGGCACCCTCAGCGGCCTCAAGTTCTTTCTCGAGGTGACCCTCGACCGTGCCGCGCTGGCGCAGAAGCTGCGCCCGGTGCGGGTGCCGCGCACCCTGCCGGTGGTGTTGAGTCCGCAGGAGGTGGCCCGGCTGATCGCCGGGGCCGGCAACCTCAAGCACCGGACGGCCCTGTCGGTGGCCTACGGTGCCGGGCTGCGTGCCAGCGAGGTGGTGAACCTCAAGGTCGGCGACATCGACAGCGAGCGCATGGCCTTGCGTATCGAGCAGGGCAAGGGGCGCAAGGACCGCTATGCCATGCTCTCGCCGCTGCTGCTCGAGCGGCTGCGCACCTGGTGGCGTGTGGCCCATGCCCAGGGCAAGATGCTCGATGGCGGCTGGCTGTTCCCGGGGCAGAACGTCATTGACCCGATGAGCACCCGGCAACTGAACCGCGCGGTGCATGCCGCCGCAGCCAACGCCGAGCTGGACAAGCGGGTGTCGATGCACACGCTGAGGCACAGCTTCGCCACCCACCTGCTGGAGCAGAAGGTCGACATTCGGATCATCCAGGTGCTGCTGGGACACAAGAAGCTGGACACCACCGCCCTCTATACGCACGTGGCCACCGAGCTCCTGCGCACGGTGATCAGTCCGCTGGAGGCGACGCGCTCCGGGTAG